From Lasioglossum baleicum chromosome 2, iyLasBale1, whole genome shotgun sequence, a single genomic window includes:
- the Mob2 gene encoding MOB kinase activator 2 isoform X1 — protein sequence MLRSPARVVLQDSSSASTSSTLSAPPTPVHHGASSSSAASSRLSLLDTCHRKIRFFGELVAKARRKEKDAGTTEDPKLYLEEAALERQLPELDLRMLVDLPPGLDYNEWLASHTLALFDHINLVYGTISEFCTMTGCPDMTGPGLRTYLWFDEKGKKTRVAAPQYIDYVMTFTQRTVSDETIFPTKYANEFPSSFESIVRKILRLLYHVVAHIYHCHFREVALLGLHAHLNCVFAHLTLLNQRFNLIDPKETEILGDLEAALLGDSTSSSAPSQTLAIQETPTTAT from the exons ATGCTCCGGTCGCCGGCCCGCGTCGTTCTCCAGGACTCCTCTTCCGCCTCGACGTCCTCGACCCTGTCGGCGCCGCCGACGCCGGTCCACCACGGCGCCTCCTCTTCTTCTGCCGCCTCCTCGCGTCTTTCCCTTCTCGACACCTGCCACAGGAAGATCAGGTTCTTCGGCGAGCTTGTCGC AAAAGCCCGACGAAAGGAGAAGGATGCGGGAACCACAGAGGATCCGAAATTGTACCTCGAGGAGGCGGCCCTCGAAAGGCAGCTGCCCGAGCTGGACCTGAGGATGCTGGTCGATCTGCCGCCCGGTCTCGACTACAACGAGTGGCTGGCCTCACACACCCTCGCACTGTTCGATCACATCAACCTCGTTTACGGAACGATATCCGAGTTCTGCACCATGACGGGCTGTCCCGACATGACCGGTCCCGGTTTAAG AACGTATCTGTGGTTTGACGAGAAGGGGAAGAAAACGAGAGTGGCAGCGCCACAGTATATAGATTATGTTATGACTTTTACACAACGCACCGTTAGTGACGAGACTATATTTCCTACGAAATATG CAAATGAATTTCCTAGCTCGTTCGAATCGATAGTGCGTAAGATCCTGCGGCTACTGTACCACGTGGTGGCACACATTTACCACTGCCACTTCAGAGAGGTAGCACTATTGGGGTTGCACGCTCACCTCAATTGTGTGTTCGCCCACCTCACGCTCCTTAATCAACGCTTCAACCTGATCGATCCCAAGGAAACGGAGATCTTGGGGGACTTAGAGGCTGCCCTCTTGG GTGACTCGACATCATCATCTGCGCCTTCACAAACCTTAGCCATCCAGGAGACTCCGACCACAGCCACCTAG
- the Mob2 gene encoding MOB kinase activator 2 isoform X4 — MGKARRKEKDAGTTEDPKLYLEEAALERQLPELDLRMLVDLPPGLDYNEWLASHTLALFDHINLVYGTISEFCTMTGCPDMTGPGLRTYLWFDEKGKKTRVAAPQYIDYVMTFTQRTVSDETIFPTKYANEFPSSFESIVRKILRLLYHVVAHIYHCHFREVALLGLHAHLNCVFAHLTLLNQRFNLIDPKETEILGDLEAALLGDSTSSSAPSQTLAIQETPTTAT; from the exons AAAAGCCCGACGAAAGGAGAAGGATGCGGGAACCACAGAGGATCCGAAATTGTACCTCGAGGAGGCGGCCCTCGAAAGGCAGCTGCCCGAGCTGGACCTGAGGATGCTGGTCGATCTGCCGCCCGGTCTCGACTACAACGAGTGGCTGGCCTCACACACCCTCGCACTGTTCGATCACATCAACCTCGTTTACGGAACGATATCCGAGTTCTGCACCATGACGGGCTGTCCCGACATGACCGGTCCCGGTTTAAG AACGTATCTGTGGTTTGACGAGAAGGGGAAGAAAACGAGAGTGGCAGCGCCACAGTATATAGATTATGTTATGACTTTTACACAACGCACCGTTAGTGACGAGACTATATTTCCTACGAAATATG CAAATGAATTTCCTAGCTCGTTCGAATCGATAGTGCGTAAGATCCTGCGGCTACTGTACCACGTGGTGGCACACATTTACCACTGCCACTTCAGAGAGGTAGCACTATTGGGGTTGCACGCTCACCTCAATTGTGTGTTCGCCCACCTCACGCTCCTTAATCAACGCTTCAACCTGATCGATCCCAAGGAAACGGAGATCTTGGGGGACTTAGAGGCTGCCCTCTTGG GTGACTCGACATCATCATCTGCGCCTTCACAAACCTTAGCCATCCAGGAGACTCCGACCACAGCCACCTAG
- the Mob2 gene encoding MOB kinase activator 2 isoform X3 translates to MMIRRLRISCIYNKNEKARRKEKDAGTTEDPKLYLEEAALERQLPELDLRMLVDLPPGLDYNEWLASHTLALFDHINLVYGTISEFCTMTGCPDMTGPGLRTYLWFDEKGKKTRVAAPQYIDYVMTFTQRTVSDETIFPTKYANEFPSSFESIVRKILRLLYHVVAHIYHCHFREVALLGLHAHLNCVFAHLTLLNQRFNLIDPKETEILGDLEAALLGDSTSSSAPSQTLAIQETPTTAT, encoded by the exons ATGATGATTAgacgactgcggatttcatgcatttataacaaaaatga AAAAGCCCGACGAAAGGAGAAGGATGCGGGAACCACAGAGGATCCGAAATTGTACCTCGAGGAGGCGGCCCTCGAAAGGCAGCTGCCCGAGCTGGACCTGAGGATGCTGGTCGATCTGCCGCCCGGTCTCGACTACAACGAGTGGCTGGCCTCACACACCCTCGCACTGTTCGATCACATCAACCTCGTTTACGGAACGATATCCGAGTTCTGCACCATGACGGGCTGTCCCGACATGACCGGTCCCGGTTTAAG AACGTATCTGTGGTTTGACGAGAAGGGGAAGAAAACGAGAGTGGCAGCGCCACAGTATATAGATTATGTTATGACTTTTACACAACGCACCGTTAGTGACGAGACTATATTTCCTACGAAATATG CAAATGAATTTCCTAGCTCGTTCGAATCGATAGTGCGTAAGATCCTGCGGCTACTGTACCACGTGGTGGCACACATTTACCACTGCCACTTCAGAGAGGTAGCACTATTGGGGTTGCACGCTCACCTCAATTGTGTGTTCGCCCACCTCACGCTCCTTAATCAACGCTTCAACCTGATCGATCCCAAGGAAACGGAGATCTTGGGGGACTTAGAGGCTGCCCTCTTGG GTGACTCGACATCATCATCTGCGCCTTCACAAACCTTAGCCATCCAGGAGACTCCGACCACAGCCACCTAG